TCGTGGCGCGCATTCTTGAAATCGCCCTCGTAGATCAGCCCGGACGGGTAGACCGCGCGGCCCTGCCCCTCGATCACGCCCGCTTGCCATTCGCCATCGTAGCTGGAGCCGTCGGCATAGCTGATCTTGCCCTGCCCGTTGGCAAGGTCCGCGGCCAGCTCGCCCACGTAGATCGCGCCGTCGGGATAGGTGACCTGCCCCTCGCCCTCGATCCGGCCGTCGCGCCAGCTGCCCTCGTAGGCGAAGCCGTCGGCGCGTTCAGAGCGGCCCTGCCCGTGGCGCTGGTCGTCCTTGAAGCCCCCCTCGTAGAAGCCGCCATCGGCGTAATCCATCCGGCCCTGCCCGTGCCGCGCCCCGCCTTTCAGGGTGCCGGTGTAGACGTCGCCATTGGCGCGGGTCTGCACACCCTCGCCCTCCATCTGGCCCGCAACCCAGCCGCCCTCGTAGATCAGCCCGTCGGGCAGCTCCAACCGGCCCTCGCCCTGGCGCATGCCGCCCGCCATCTCGCCCTCGTAGATCGAGCCATCGGGATAGGAAATCTTGCCGCGGCCTTCCTTGACGCCCGCGACCCACTGGCCCTCGTAGCGGTAGCCGTTCGGGTTGACCATCACACCCAAGCCGTGGTGCTGCGCGTTCAGGAACTCGCCCTCGTAGCGCACCCCGTTGGCATAGGTGATGATGCCGCGCCCGGTGATCTTGCCGTCGGTCCAGTCGCCCTCGTAATTGCCGCCATCGGCGAAGATGATCTGGCCGAAGCCGTCGGGCTTGCCGTCCTTGAACTGCCCCTCGTAGAGCGAGCCGTCGGGAAAGCGCGCCGTGCCTTGGCCCGAGATCACGCCGTCGATCCAATTGCCGGAATACTCGTAGCCATTGGGCAGGGTGAACACCCCTTGCCCGTGGCGTTTGCCCTCCTTGAAGGCGCCGGTGTAGACGCCGCCATCCTCGTATTGCTTGGTGCCGGTGTCCTGCGCCATCGCAGGGGCGGCAAGGCTCAGGCACAGGCCCGCGATAAGGCTCAAACGCATGGGGGCTGCTCTCCCTTGATTGGTTGGCGGAACCCTAATCAACAGCCCCGCTGCGCACAAGCGCCCGCCACGGGGCGGATAAAAAATCGCGCGCGGCGCAGCCGCACCTTTAGGTCACACCCCCTTCCCCTGACCAAACGGTCTGCTACATGTGGCCCGACCTAAGAAGGACGACCCCGAGATGAGCGATACGTTCCGCCTCACCCTGGCCCAGCTGAACCCGACCGTCGGCGATTTCGCCGGCAACGCCGCCAAGGCGCGCGAGGCCTGGGCTGCGGCCAAGGACGCAGGCGCGCAGATGGTGGCCCTGCCGGAGATGTTTCTGACCGGCTACCAGGTGCAGGATCTGTCGATGAAGCCGATCTTCACCGAAACCGCGATGGCTGCCGCGGCCCAGCTTGCACGCGACTGCGCCGATGGGCCCGCCATGGGGATCGGCCACCCGGCCTTCGTCGACGGCAAGCTCTACAATGTCTACTCGATCCTCGAGGGCGGCGAGATCAAGGCGCAGATGCTCAAGCACGAGCTGCCCAATTACGGCGTCTTCGACGAGGTGCGGGTTTTCGCCCAAGGCCCGCTCGGTGGCCCCTATGCCGTAGGCCCCCTGCGCATCGGCACGCCCATCTGCGAAGATGCCTGGCACGAAGATGTCTGCGAGACCCTCGCCGAAAGCGGCGCGGAGATCTTCCTGGTGCCCAACGGCTCCCCCTACCGCCGCGACAAGCATGACACACGGCTGGGCCACATGGTCGCCCGCGTGGTCGAGAACGATCTGCCGCTGGTCTATCTCAACATGGTCGGCGGGCAGGATGATCAGGTCTTCGACGGCGGCTCCTTCGTGCTCAACCGCGGCGGCGAGCTGGCGCGCATGCTGCCGGTGCTCGAAGAGGTCATCACCCATGTCGACTTCCGGCAAACAGGCGGCCAATGGGAAGCCGTGCCGGGCGAGATCATCTCGCGCCCCGACGCGTGGGAGCAGGACTACCACGTCATGGTCACCGCCCTGCGCGACTACATGGGCAAGACCGGCTTCAAAAAGGTGCTGCTCGGCATGTCCGGCGGCATCGACAGCGCGCTTGTCGCGACGATTGCGGTTGATGCGCTCGGGGCCGAGAACGTGCGCTGCGTGATGCTGCCGTCGGAATACACCTCCGCCCACTCGCTGGAGGACGCATCCGAGGCCGCAAAGCTTCTGGGCGCCCGCATCGACACCGTGCCGATCTCTGGCCCGCGCGCCGCCGTGACAGAGGCGCTCGCGCCGCTTTTCGAGGGGACCGAGGAAGACCTGACCGAAGAGAACATCCAGTCCCGCCTGCGCGGCGTGCTGTTGATGGCGCTCAGCAACAAGTTCGGCGAGATGCTGCTGACCACCGGCAACAAGTCCGAGGTGGCCGTCGGCTACGCCACGATCTACGGCGACATGTCGGGCGGCTACAACCCGATCAAGGACCTCTACAAAATGCGGGTGTTCGAGACCTGCCGCTGGCGCAACGCCAACTACCGCAACTGGATGCGCGGCCCGGACGGCATCGCGATCCCGCAGCGCATCATCGACAAGCCGCCCTCGGCCGAGCTACGCGCAGATCAAAAGGACGAGGACAGCCTGCCGCCCTACGAGGTGCTCGACGACATCCTCGAGCGCCTCGTCGACCGCGAGCAATCCGTGGCCGAGGTGGTCGCGGCGGGCCATGATCGCGAGACCGTCAAGCGGATCGAACACCTGCTCTACATCTCCGAGTACAAGCGGTTCCAATCCGCCCCCGGCGCCCGCATTTCGCCCCGAGCCTTCTGGCTCGACCGCCGCTATCCCATCGCAAACCGTTGGCGCGACCCCAGCTGAGCCACGGCGGCCGGTCGGCGGTTTCTTGCGGCTGCGGCACCGCGGACCTTTACCAGGTCCCGTAGCTCCGTAATCTATCCGGGCAAGCGGATGGAGAGGCAGCATGCGCCGTATTGTGAAGGTTTTGGCCCTGTTGGGGGTGGTGCTCGCCACCGGTCGCGGCATGGCCTATCTCTGGGCCAGCCGGGACACGCCGCCGACGCATCCAGCCCTTGCCGAAGCCAATCTGCCGCCGCTTATTCCCGTCCGCGATTTCTGGGCCGACACGGACGCCGAATGGGACTACCACGTCTCCGGCGACGGGCGCTATCTGGCGCATCGCGTGGTGCGGGGCACGCAAGAGGTCGTGGCCCTCACCGACCTGTCCACCGACACGGAACTCGCGACAATCCCGGAGCTGTGGCACTTCTATTGGGACCCGCACGCTCCGCTGCTCCACGTTATCACACATGATGAGCGGCTCTGGCGCGTCGATCCCACAAACCCGGCGCGCGATGCCTGGGTCGACATCACGCCGCGCGGCTTTCGCAACTGGAACTTTGCCACCATCCCCCGCGCGCCCCAGGATCGGCGCATCGTATCCTCCCGCGACCGCAACCCGGCCTTTCACGACGTCTACACCGTCCGCCCCGATGGCGGCGGCAAGGAGCTTCTGATCCGCAACGAGGGGCAGACGCTCGCGTGGATCATGGACCATGACAATCTGCCCCTGATGCGCATCGACCGGGCGGAGGACGACGCGGGCCGGATCATGGTGCGCACGAATGCCGATGGAACTCAATGGCGGGAGCTGATGACTGTCGATGCCCTGACCACCTTCTGGGTGGTCGAGGTCACACCGGACGCGCGCTTCGCCCTCGCGCACTCGTCACGGGGCCGCGACAAGGCCGCGCTGGTCAAGGTGGACCTTGAGACCGGCATGGAAGAGGTACTGGCCGAGGACCCGGAGCTTGACCTGATGCGCAGCTACAGTCTCGACCCGTTCGACGGCGAGATCGACCTTGTGCGGCGACACTCGGGCGGCGGCGAGCCGATCGCGCTCACCCCACGCGGTGAGGTGCTCAAACGCGAGATCATGAAATACAGCCCCCGCGTGCAGATCGACAGTCTGGGCGTCTACGGCCCGGGGCGCTTCGTGACCGTGACCCTCTCGCCCGAGGCGCGAAACTACATCTACCTTCTGATCGACACGCTTGACGGCACAAGCCAAGAGTTGGGGGAGTTTTCCTTCCGCCGCAAACACCTCGACAAGCTGGTCCCGACGGAAGAAGTCCGCATCCCCGCCCGTGACGGTTTAGAGATCCCGGCGCTGCTGCTGCGCCCCAAGGGTGTCACCGGCCCCGCGCCGCTGGTGGTCGAGGTGCATGGCGGCCCGGCCGCGCATGTGGATTGGAACTACCACCATTTCCGCCAATTCCTCACCAACCGCGGCTACGCCGTGCTGTCGGTCAACTTCCGTGGCTCAACGGGGTTCGGCCGGGCGTTTCAGGCCAAGGGATTCCGCGAATATGGCCGCGCGATGCAAACCGACCTCTATGACGCGGCCCAATGGGCGGTCGACCAAGGCATCGCCGATCCCGACGCGCTGGCAATCCAGGGCGGCTCCTACGGCGGCTACGCCTCCGGCATGGCCGCGACGGAGCGGGGCGGTCCGTTCGACGCCGCGATCGTCGAGCATGCGGTGCTCGATGTCGGCTACCAGATGCGCAACAATCCGTTCGCCTGGGGTCTGAACGAGGTCTACATGACGCGCTATTTCGGCACGATCGACGCGGATTTCGAAACGATGGAGACCTATTCTCCGATCACCCGGGCCGCTGATCTCGCCATGCCCACACTGGTCGTGGCGGGCAAGCGCGACCGCGTCGTGGGGTTCGAGCAGTCGGAGGAATTCCTGCGCCGCGCCCGCGAGAGCGACCACGCCGTCGAGGAGCTGATTTTCGAGGATGAAGGCCACGGCATCGACCGCTGGCAGAATTCCGTGCGCCATGCCCGCAGGGTCGAGGATTTCCTCGCCCGCCATCTGGGCGGACGCTCCGGCGGCTGGGACTATATCGAGATTGCTGCTGACTGGCTCGACTGATTGCAGGCTCGTGACGTCAGCGAAGTGTACGGCTTTGTTTCAGCCGCGGCTATGGAGTGCTTGATCCGTTCTTACAGCCCACTCCAACGCCTGTTGCGCTGACACCCATCGCATGCCCGGGGCTCGCCAGTAGCGCATCGCCATGCCCAACGGCGATCACAGCACGACTTCGGCACCATCGTATCCACCCATGTCTATCGCAGCACCGCCGCGCGATTGATACGCAACGCCAGCCCGCGCCGCTCGATACCGGACAGGTGCATAGCCCTGATCCCGCATCGGCCATGCTCGAAGACGCCGGAACGCTCGCCCACCCACATACCTTTTTACCGGCTTTCAACCAGAAAAGCCGCGGGCCTCCGGGCGCGCCCGCCCCTTTCTTTGTTCCAAAAATACGGCAGCGCACGATCCGCAACCCGCGCAACGTCGCAAACTAAAAACCCTACGCCCGCCGCAAGGGAATTCCGCGGGCGGGCCGAAGCCACGCCCGCGTAGACACCACCTGAAACACTGCCTTTACGAGGGATACTCGTTACTGAACTGCACACAGGATTAGCGCCAAAGGGTTGAGAAAAAGAAAACGGCGGGGCAAAAATCCCGGCCGTCCTCAAAATCCAACTGGCAAAGCCTCAGAGCATCAACTGATAGCCCGCCGGGATATACTCGAACCCTTCGCCCCGCTCGGCCACAAAGCCCATCGCCGGGAACGGCATATGGTAGCCCACCATCGGCACGCGGTCGGCGGCCAGCATCCCCAGCACCTTGCGGCGCGAGGCGGCAGCGCCCGCCTTGTCCATATCGAAGCGCACTTCCCAATCGGGGCGCGCCAGCGACCAGACCGGATGGTTGGCGAGGTCCGCGATCAACATCAACTGCTTGCCGTCGCTCTCGATCATGTAGTTCATGTGGCCCGGCGTGTGACCAAAGGCCTCCACCGCGGTGATCCCCGAGGCGACCGAGCCTCCGCCTTCCAGCATGGTGAACTTCTCGTTCAACGGCGCAACCTTGGCCTTGAAATTGTCATTGTCGGCGCCTGACCAGTGATTGTGCTCGACGGCGCCAGTCATGTAGGCGGCGTTGGCGAAGGTCTCGCCGCCTTCGCCCATCAGCCCGCCGATATGGTCGCCATGCATGTGGGTGATCACGACCTTGTCGACCTGATCGGCGGTGTAGCCCGCATCCTCGATTGCTTGGGTAATGCCGCCGGGGTTCAGGCCCGTGTCGAACAGGATCAGCTCCGAGCCGGTGTTGACCAGCGTGGGGGTGAAGAAGAACTGCACCTTGTCGGTCGGCAGGAAGTTTTCCTCCGACACTTCGTTGAATTCCTCTTCGCTGACATTCATCCCGAAGATCGTCTGCGGCTCCTCCCGGGCGGCGGTGCCTGCGAGCAGGGTGGTCACCTCGAACCCGCCCAGCGGAACACGGCGGGACTTGGCAATCGACATGCCCTTCATCTCGGCGGCGGCAGAGGCGGCGGTCGGCAGGGCGGCGGCCACCGGGGCAGCAGCCCCAAGGGCCAGGGCGGCGCGGCGGGACAGGTTCATGGTCGGATCTCCTCGGTTGGTTACTCTGCTGCATGACATAGGTCATTCCGCCGCAGGTCCAATCAACAGCCCGTGCGCGGTTGCGGATATGGACAATCGCGGGGCTTTGTGGTTCGACAAGCGCCTACCCGCAAAGGACCGAAATCCGATGACCGTCACCCGCTTCGCCCCCTCCCCCACAGGCCACCTGCATGTGGGCAACTTGCGCACCGCGCTGTTCAACTACCTCATCGCACGCAAGGCCGGCGGGCAATTCATCCTGCGGCTCGACGATACCGATCCGGTGCGCTCGACGCAGGCGTTTGCGGACGCAATCAAGGAGGACCTCGAATGGCTCGGCATCGAGTGGGACCGGGTGGAGACGCAGTCGTCCCGCCTCGACCGCTACATGGCCGCCGCCGATGAGCTGCGCAGCAAGGACCGGTTCTACGAGGCCTTCGAGACCCCGACAGAGCTGGACCTGAAGCGCAAGAAACAGCTCAACATGGGCAAGCCCCCGGTCTATGACCGCGCGGCGCTGGCCCTGTCCGAGGACGAAAAATCCGCCCTGCGCGCTGAGCGCGGCGATGGCGTGTGGCGCTTCAAGCTCGACCACGAGCGGATCGAATGGACCGATGGCATCCTGGGCGACATCTCCATCGATGCGGCGTCGGTGTCGGACCCGGTTCTGATCCGCGGCGACGGTCAGGTGCTCTACACGCTCGCCTCCGTCGTCGATGACACCGAAATGGGGATCACCCATGTCGTGCGCGGCTCGGATCATGTGACCAACACGGCGACCCAGATCCAGATCATCACGGCCCTGGGCGGCTCGGTTCCCGCCTTCGCCCACCACTCGCTGCTGACCGGCCCTCAGGGCGAGGCGCTGTCCAAGCGCCTCGGCACGCTGTCCTTGCGCGATCTGCGCGCCCGGGGCGTCGAGCCAATGGCGCTGCTGTCACATATGGCGCGCCTCGGCTCGTCCGAGCCTGTCGAGCTGCGCGCCTCCATGGACGAACTGGTCGAAGGCTTCGATCTGTCCAAATTCGGCTCCGCGCCCACGAAATTCGACGAGCAGGACCTGTTCCCCCTGACCGCCCGCGTCCTGCACGCGCTGGAAGCGGGCGAGGTCAAACCAGAGCTCGACGCGCTCGGCATCCCGGCAGATCAGCAGCAGGCGTTCTGGACGGTGGCCCGAGACAACATCACCACGAAGGCCGATATCGCCGGGTGGTGGACGCTGTGCGTAGAAGGCGCCGACCCGATGATCGACGACGAGGATCGCGATTTCGTGGCCGAGGCCATGACCCTGCTCCCCAACGCGCCTTTCACGCCCGAGACATGGGGCGAATGGACGTCAGCGGTGAAAGAGAAAACCGGCCGAAAAGGTCGCGGGCTGTTCATGCCGCTGCGCAAGGCGGTCACCGGCATGGAACGCGGGCCCGAGATGGCCGCGCTTATGCCGCTTTTGCAAAAGGTCAAAGCCAAAGGCTGATGGCTTCGTTTTGGAATAAATACTCAAATTCCAACGCCTTTGGCCGGCGATGCGATTGAGTATTTGAGCCAAAACGAAGCCAGAGGCGCCAAATAAAGAATGGCGGGCGGCGCCAGCCGCTCCTTCAGGTCAGCTGCCGCTCATCCAGGCGCGCATCAGGGACAGGGCGGGCTCCTTATCCCAATGGGCCTCGCCCTCCATGCGGGCGATCTCGCGCCCTTCGGGATTGATCAGGATCGTCACCGGCAGCCCGCGCGCGCCGATCTCGCGGGCCAGCGCCATTTTCGGGTCGAACAGCTTGGGCAGGTGGTTGAGCTTTTTGTCGACAAAGAACGTATCGACCGCGGGCCGCGCATTGCGGCCCGTGGCCACCGTCACAACCTCGAAATTCGCGCCACCCAAGGCTGCATCCAGCCGGTCCAGCGCGGGCATCTCGCGCACGCAGGGCGCACACCACAGGGCCCAGAAGTTCAGCACCACATGCTTGCCGCGATAATCGGCCAGCGTCACCTTGCGGCCATCTGCATCATGGAACACCGTCTGCGGCACCGCGCGCGGCTCGGCATGGAAGCGCAGCTTCGTCATGTCGCCCGTGGCCGCCGCAATCAGCGCGCCGGTTTCACCGGCGGCAGCAGGGTTTGCACCCATCGCAAGGCCGGCGTATAGCACCAGAAGCTTCAAAAACCGCATTTCATTCTCCAAAGAGCCAGCCCAATGACCGACCAGACTAAAGACGCATCCAACGCCATGTGGGGCGGGCGCTTCGCCGATGGGCCCGATGCCATCATGGAGGCAATCAACGCCTCCATCGGCTTCGACCAGCGGTTCGCGCGTCAGGACATCGAAGGCTCCCGCGCCCATGCGGCCATGTTGGGGGCGCAAGGTGTCATCACAGCTAGCGATATGGAAGCAATCAGGGAAGGCCTGCTCACGGTCTTGTCAGAGATCGAGGGCGGGACGTTTCAATTCTCCACCGCGCTTGAAGACATCCACATGAATGTGGAGGCCCGCCTGAGCGAGATCATCGGCGAGCCCGCAGGCCGCCTGCACACGGGCCGCTCGCGCAACGATCAAGTGGCGTTGGATTTCCGGCTCTGGGTCCGCGATCAGATGGACGCGGCCATCGAAGGTATCGCCGCCTTGCAAAACGCCCTGCTGGCGCAAGCCGAGGCGGGCGCCGATTGGGTCATGCCCGGCTTTACTCATTTGCAGACTGCCCAGCCTGTCACATGGGGCCATCATATGCTGGCCTATGTCGAGATGTTGGGCCGCGACGCGTCTCGCTTCACCGACGCCCGCGCCCGGATGAACGAATCGCCCCTCGGTGCCGCGGCGCTGGCGGGCACCAGCTTCGACATCGACCGCGACATGACGGCCACGGCCCTGGGCTTTGACCGCCCGGCGGCCAACTCGCTCGATGCGGTGTCCGACCGCGACTTCGTGCTCGATTTCCTCAATGCCGCCTCGATCTGCGCTATGCATCTGTCGCGCCTCAGCGAAGAGCTGGTGATCTGGTCCTCGGCCCAGTTCCGCTTCGTGACCCTCAGCGACCGGTTCTCCACCGGCTCGTCGATCATGCCTCAGAAGAAGAACCCCGACGCCGCCGAGCTGATCCGCGCCAAGGTGGGCCGCATCTTCGGGGCCAACACGGCGCTGATGATGGTGATGAAGGGCCTGCCCATGACCTATTCCAAGGACATGCAGGAAGACAAAGAGATGACGTTTGACGCCGCCGACAGCCTGATGCTGGCGCTGGCGGCGATGACCGGCATGGTGGCGGATATGAGCGCAAACCGCCCTGCGCTTGAGCAGGCCGCCGCCTCGGGCTTCTCCACGGCCACCGATCTGGCCGATTGGCTGGTGCGCACCCTTGATATGCCGTTCCGCGAGGCCCACCATGTGACGGGGGCGCTGGTGAAGCTGGCCGAGGACAAGGGCTGCGACCTGCCCGACCTCAGTTTGGCCGACATGACCGGCGTGCATCCAAAGATCACCCGCGACGTGTTCGACGTGCTGGGGGTATACAACTCGGTGGCGAGCCGCACCAGCTACGGCGGCACCGCGCCCGACAACGTGCGCGCCCAGGTGGCCCGCTGGAAGGAGAGACTGGCATGAGAGCGACCCTGACCCTGATCACCGCGGCCCTGCTGGCCGCCTGCGGTGTCGACGGCGAGCCCGAGACGCCCACGCGCGAGCGCGCCACCCCCGAGCCCGGCATCTCCATCACCGGCCGCGCCGAAGTCGGTGTCGCCAAAAGCTGGTAGCGGATCGGCAATCACCCGCCGCCACATCTGCTTGCAAATGGACAGCGGGACGGGTGAAGTGAATACTTGAGACGCGCACGCGCCCTGCGGGGCCCGCGCCAGAGGGTAAGGTAGACGAGAGATATGGATAAAATCCCCATGACCCCCAAAGGGTTCAAGGCGCTCGATGACGAGCTGAAAAACCTCAAGGTGGTGGAGCGCCCCGCCATCATCAAAGCCATCGCCGAGGCCCGCGAGCATGGGGATCTGTCGGAGAATGCCGAATACCACTCCGCCAAGGAGAAGCAGTCCTTCATCGAGGGCCGCATCAAGGAGCTTGAAGGCATGATCGGCCTCGCTCAGGTCATCGACCCCAAGACCCTGTCGGGCGCCGTCAAGTTCGGGGCCACCGTCAAGCTGGTGGACGAGGACACCGAGGAAGAGAAGACCTTCCAGATCGTGGGCGAGCAGGAGGCCGACATCCAGAACGGGCTGCTCAACATCTCCTCCCCGCTGGCCCGCGCGCTGATCGGCAAGGATGAGGGCGACAGCGTCGAAGTGCGCACCCCGGGCGGCACCAAGGACTACGAAATCCTCGAAGTCACGTATATCTGAGGCCCGCGCATGCCCGAGCAAGAGCCAGAGATTTTCACCGACAAGCCCCTGGAGCTGGGGGTCTACGCCCGGCCCGACCGCGGGCTGGCGGCGGCGGATATGATCGCCATCGCGCTCTCGGTGATCTGGCTCACCGCCGTGGCGGTCTACTTCCTGATGCTGCCGCCGTCGCAGGAAACGACCCAAGGCACCTTCCTCGTCGCGATGCTGGCGATCTTTCTGCCCATCGCGCTGATCTGGATCGGGGCCACTGTGATCAAGACCGCCCGCGTCATGCGCGAAGAGGCCACCCGGCTGCAGGCGGCCATCGATGCCATGCGGCAGGCCTACGTGTCACAAGCGCAGACCTCCGGCATGGGCATCAAGCCCGCGGTGGAGCGCAAGCTTGACGAGATCGCAACCGCCGCCAAACAGACCCAGAACACCGTGGCGACCTTTGCCACCGCTCGCGATGCTCCGGTTGCGGCTCCACGCGCCAGCCAGGCCGCGCTGGTCAAGCCGGGGGTGAGCGCCGACAGCCAGCCCGCCTTGGCACTCGGCACCCCGCCAGAGGATCTCTCGCCGCCGCTCTCGACCGAAGATTTCATCGGCGCGCTCGACTTCCCCGAGGACGAGAATGACGCCGAAGGCTTCCGGCAGCTGCGCCGCGCGCTCGCCAACCATGAGAGCGCCAAGCTGGTGCGGGCAAGCCAAGACGTGCTGACCCTGCTTAGCCAGGACGGCATTTACATGGACGATTTCACCCCCGACCGCGCCCGCCCGGAGCTGTGGCGCAACTTCGCGCGCGGCGAACGCGGCCCGGCCATTGCGGGCATCGGCGGGGTGCATGATCGCTCATCGCTGGCGCTGGCCTCGGGCCGGATGCGCTCTGATGCGGTGTTCCGCGACGCGGTGCACCATTTCCTGCGCCAATTCGACAAGACCTTCGCAAAATTCGCCGATGCCGCCACCGATCAGGACCTCACGAAGCTCTCCGATACCCGCACCGCGCGTTGCTTCATGCTCTTGGGCCGGGTCACGGGCACGTTCGACTAACCAATCATTAAGGTTAACGCGCCCGCCCAAAACACGCAGACCCTCTTGCTTCGTTTTGGCAAAAATACTCAAATCCACCGCCCGCAAGGCCCTGTGCCGTTCAAACCCCACGCACCATTGTCGTGGCCTCGCGAAACCCGAACACGTGGCGCATCAAGCCCGTGCGCACCTGCCCTCGTGGCGAAAAACCCTGCCGTTCATACAGCGCCCGCGCCCGCGTGTTGCTGTCGATCACGTCCAGCCGCACCTCGGCGCAGCCCTCCGCCTGCGCGTGATCCACTACCGCCTGCAGCAGCGCCGTGCCAACCCCTTGCCCGCGCGCATCCGCGTCGACAAAAATACCGTCCATCAACAATTGCCCCGGGCGCAGATCGCACTCCAACTGTTCCAACAGCGCCCCGCGCCACAGCCCGCCGAACCAGCCATAGAGCGGCGCGAGATCGCGCAGCTCGCCGCCAACCAGACCGCCTTCCGATGTCTTGAAGCCGGCCACACCCAGCAGCCGCTCGCCATCGATGGCAGAGATCGCAAACTCCGGCTCCAGCACCGCGGCGATGAACGCCTCGCCCTTCTCCCGCGGGCCCAGTAACTTGCCAAGCTTGCCGGAAAACGCCTCCCAGAACAGTCGCGCGACATCTGCCCGCTGCGCCTCGGAGAACCCGCGCCGGATCGCCACGCTCACAGCCCGAAGCTCCTGTAGGGCAGGAAGCGCACCGGGTCGCCGCGGCGCACATCCACCGCGCCATCGGGCAGCTCGACTAGCCCTTCGGACCAGCTCAGCCCGGAGATGCGGCCGGAGCCTTCGGACGCGAACACTTCGACGCCCTCCGGCCCCATCCGCGCGCGCAGATATTCCCGCCGCCCTGGCTTCTTGCGCTTCTCGAACGCCGCGGGCACCTCAAAGCCCTGCGGCGCGACGAACCTTGCGCCAGCCAGTTTCAGGCACGCGGGCCGCGCGAAGATCAACGCGCAGACGAACGCCGCCACCGGGTTGCCCGGCAGCCCGAACACCGGCACGCCGTCCCACAGCGCCAGCACCAACGGGCGGCCCGGCTTCAGCGCGATGCGCCACGCCTGCAAGCTGCCCGCCTCGCGCAGCAACGCCGAGACGTGGTCCTCATCCCCCGCTGACGCACCGCCCGAGGTCAGGATCACGTCGCAGCGCCCGGCGCCTTTGTCGAGCCGCGCCTTCAAGGCTGCGCGGTCATCGGGCACATGGCCCAGATCGACCGCCTCGAACCCCCAGGCGCAGACCAGTTCCAACAGCATCGGGCGGTTCGCGTCATAGGTCCGGTCCGGCGGCGCGTCCGCCCCGGGCGAGACCAGCTCGTCACCGGTCGATATCACGCCCACCCGAAGGCGCGAGAACACCTCTACCCGGCCGACGCCAAGCGCCGCCAAAAGCCCCACGTCCTGCGGCCGCAACACGTGGCCCGGCGCGAAGACCGCTGCGCCCGCCTCGACATCTTCACCCGCGCGCCGCGTGTTCGCGCCGCGCTTCACCGGGCCGCGAAAGGCCACATGGGTCGCGGTGACCGAGCAATCTTCTTCCAGCACGACCGTGTCGACGCCGTCGGGGATCACCGCGCCGGTCAGGATGCGGATCGCAGCGCCCGCAGGCACCGCGCCGCCATAGGCCGCCCCCGCCGCCGCGCGGCCTTGGACGAGCGGCAGGACCTGATCGCCCTCGCCTGTGCTCGCATGGGCGAAACCGTAGCCATCGACCGCGGCGTTGGCCGCAGGCGGGTTCGAGCGGCGGGCGATAACCTCGCCCGCAACAATCCGGCCCGAGGCCTCCGCATGCGAGACCCGCTCCGGCATCGCCACGCAGGTCAGCGCCGCATCGAGCTTCGCCAATGCGTCGTCCACGGGCATCCAGTCCACGCCGGGCGGCAAGGCGAAGCAGTCGTCCTTGAATACGGGCGGTTTCGGTAAGGCCTCAACGCCCAAAATCCAGCCCTCTGCCCCGCTTCCCTCTCCGGCGGCCAAGGCCTGGGCAAGGGTTTGATCCCGATCCATCCGCTCCATCTGAGCCGCAACGGCTCGCACTTGCGCAGCATCCTT
The nucleotide sequence above comes from Litoreibacter ponti. Encoded proteins:
- a CDS encoding MORN repeat-containing protein, with the protein product MRLSLIAGLCLSLAAPAMAQDTGTKQYEDGGVYTGAFKEGKRHGQGVFTLPNGYEYSGNWIDGVISGQGTARFPDGSLYEGQFKDGKPDGFGQIIFADGGNYEGDWTDGKITGRGIITYANGVRYEGEFLNAQHHGLGVMVNPNGYRYEGQWVAGVKEGRGKISYPDGSIYEGEMAGGMRQGEGRLELPDGLIYEGGWVAGQMEGEGVQTRANGDVYTGTLKGGARHGQGRMDYADGGFYEGGFKDDQRHGQGRSERADGFAYEGSWRDGRIEGEGQVTYPDGAIYVGELAADLANGQGKISYADGSSYDGEWQAGVIEGQGRAVYPSGLIYEGDFKNARHEGQGVMTFPDGKVYEGAWSDGLQNGAGKTTFPGGMIYEGAFSDGKRQGQGRLSVPDGLSYEGGWVDGQMEGQGRATYATGDVYEGMFKAGKRDGRGILTYTTGEVASGLWKDGLLIEPDADPNATPAAGEAVETAPQSTDN
- a CDS encoding alpha/beta hydrolase family protein, whose translation is MRRIVKVLALLGVVLATGRGMAYLWASRDTPPTHPALAEANLPPLIPVRDFWADTDAEWDYHVSGDGRYLAHRVVRGTQEVVALTDLSTDTELATIPELWHFYWDPHAPLLHVITHDERLWRVDPTNPARDAWVDITPRGFRNWNFATIPRAPQDRRIVSSRDRNPAFHDVYTVRPDGGGKELLIRNEGQTLAWIMDHDNLPLMRIDRAEDDAGRIMVRTNADGTQWRELMTVDALTTFWVVEVTPDARFALAHSSRGRDKAALVKVDLETGMEEVLAEDPELDLMRSYSLDPFDGEIDLVRRHSGGGEPIALTPRGEVLKREIMKYSPRVQIDSLGVYGPGRFVTVTLSPEARNYIYLLIDTLDGTSQELGEFSFRRKHLDKLVPTEEVRIPARDGLEIPALLLRPKGVTGPAPLVVEVHGGPAAHVDWNYHHFRQFLTNRGYAVLSVNFRGSTGFGRAFQAKGFREYGRAMQTDLYDAAQWAVDQGIADPDALAIQGGSYGGYASGMAATERGGPFDAAIVEHAVLDVGYQMRNNPFAWGLNEVYMTRYFGTIDADFETMETYSPITRAADLAMPTLVVAGKRDRVVGFEQSEEFLRRARESDHAVEELIFEDEGHGIDRWQNSVRHARRVEDFLARHLGGRSGGWDYIEIAADWLD
- a CDS encoding NAD+ synthase — its product is MSDTFRLTLAQLNPTVGDFAGNAAKAREAWAAAKDAGAQMVALPEMFLTGYQVQDLSMKPIFTETAMAAAAQLARDCADGPAMGIGHPAFVDGKLYNVYSILEGGEIKAQMLKHELPNYGVFDEVRVFAQGPLGGPYAVGPLRIGTPICEDAWHEDVCETLAESGAEIFLVPNGSPYRRDKHDTRLGHMVARVVENDLPLVYLNMVGGQDDQVFDGGSFVLNRGGELARMLPVLEEVITHVDFRQTGGQWEAVPGEIISRPDAWEQDYHVMVTALRDYMGKTGFKKVLLGMSGGIDSALVATIAVDALGAENVRCVMLPSEYTSAHSLEDASEAAKLLGARIDTVPISGPRAAVTEALAPLFEGTEEDLTEENIQSRLRGVLLMALSNKFGEMLLTTGNKSEVAVGYATIYGDMSGGYNPIKDLYKMRVFETCRWRNANYRNWMRGPDGIAIPQRIIDKPPSAELRADQKDEDSLPPYEVLDDILERLVDREQSVAEVVAAGHDRETVKRIEHLLYISEYKRFQSAPGARISPRAFWLDRRYPIANRWRDPS
- a CDS encoding MBL fold metallo-hydrolase codes for the protein MNLSRRAALALGAAAPVAAALPTAASAAAEMKGMSIAKSRRVPLGGFEVTTLLAGTAAREEPQTIFGMNVSEEEFNEVSEENFLPTDKVQFFFTPTLVNTGSELILFDTGLNPGGITQAIEDAGYTADQVDKVVITHMHGDHIGGLMGEGGETFANAAYMTGAVEHNHWSGADNDNFKAKVAPLNEKFTMLEGGGSVASGITAVEAFGHTPGHMNYMIESDGKQLMLIADLANHPVWSLARPDWEVRFDMDKAGAAASRRKVLGMLAADRVPMVGYHMPFPAMGFVAERGEGFEYIPAGYQLML